The Pseudofrankia sp. DC12 region TAAGTGTGCGGTCGCGAGGTGGGCGCGGATGTGGCCCCCGCGCCGGCGCGGCCTCAGCAACGATGTCGCGCTGGTGGCCGCCCCGCCCGACGACCTGGGCTCCGAGCAGCCCGTCCGCTGGGGGTGTCGCCGGCGACGGGGATCGCGATCGGCTCGGCGCCCGGGGAACAGGCCGTTTCGTCAGTCAGCTGCCGGCGCGGCCAGGTCCTGGTCGAGGTCCGGGATGGTGTCGTCGTCGCGGTCGGCGTAGCAGGACGGCGGCGAGCAGGGCGGCGAGCAGTGAGCTGGCCAGGATGGCGATCTTGGTGTGGTTGTCTCGTTCGCTGCCGGTGCCGAAGGCGAGCTCGCCGATGAGTAGGGAGACGGTGAAGCCGATGCCGGCGAGGACCGCGAGCCCGAGGATGTCGATCCAGGCGAGGCCGTCGGCGAGGGTGGCGCGGGTGAAGCGGGCTACCAGGTAGCTGGCGGCGATGATCCCGAGCGGTTTGCCGATGACGAGGCCGATCATGACGCCGAGGGCGGCCGGGTCGCCCAGGGCGTTGGCGAGACCGTACAGGCCGCCGAGGGTGACGCCGGCGGAGAAGAGCGCGAAGATCGGCACGGCTATCCCCGCGGAGATGGGCCGCCAGCGGTGCTCGAAGTGTTCGGCGAGCCCGGGGCCCGCGTCCTGGCCGCCGGCCTGGTCGCTGCGGAGGACGGGCACGGCAAGGCCGAGTAGGACTCCTGCGACGGTGGCGTGGATGCCGGAGGCGTGGATCAGCGTCCAGGTGGCGGTGGCCAGGGGCAGCAGTAGCCACCCCGATTGCACCCGGTGTTGCACCAGCAAGGTGAACAGCGCCAGCGGTACCAGTGCGCCCAGCGCCGGGAGGACCGCCAGGTGGTGGGTGTAGAAGATGGCGATGATGGCGATGGCGAGCAGGTCGTCGACGACCGCGAGGGTGAGCAGGAAGGTCCGCAGTGCCGACGGCAGGTGGCGGCCGATGACCGCGAGCACGGCCAGGGCGAAGGCGATGTCGGTGGCGGTCGGGATCGCCCAGCCCTGTGAGGCGTCGCCGCCGAGGTTGACCAGTGTGTAGAGGATGGCGGGGACGGCGACGCCGCCGGCCGCGGCGACGACGGGGACCGCGGCGCGGCGCGGGTCGCGGAGGTCACCAGCGACGAACTCGCGTTTGAGTTCCAGTCCGGCGACGAAGAAGAAGATCGCTAGCAGGCCGTCGGCTGTCCACTGGGCGAGGGTCAGGTCCAGGTGTAGCCAGGGTGGGCCGAGCTGGTAGGACAGCATCGCCTGGTAGGAGTGTGACCAGGGCGAGTTCGCCCAGCCGAGCGCGACGATGGTGGCGGCGAGCAGGAGGGCGCCGCCGATGGTCTCCTTGCGCAGGATGGCCGCGATCCGGCGGGTTTCGGGCCAGGATCTGCGGGCGAACATGGGGGGCGGGGTCTGGCTCACGGCGGCGCTCCTGGTCAAGGGGTCAGCGGACACGCTGCCGACCAGACTTCCCGGCATACCGATGCCTTCTACCGTAGTGAAGCGAGGGTGCGGTGCGGGCCGCCGCAGTCACGGTGGCGCTGACAGCCGGGATGGCGAGGATCTCCGCCGCGAGGCTGCGTGTTCCCAACCGGAAGGTGCGGTTGGCGGTGAGGACCGATGGTGAAGCCGGGCGCTGTCTTACGGTTCGCCTGGATGCGGGGGTCTTGTGAGGGGTGTTTGCGGCAGCGCGGGTGGCGGACGCGGTATCTTGACGAAGGCCGGTGGCTGTTGGCCGCCGCGCGGCGGTGGGGCTCGCCGTACCCGAACCGCGGCACTCGGTCGAAGGTGCGACGAGGTGCCGCCAACAGTCCCTACTTGTGCCAGGTCGTGCCCGGCTGCCCGGGTGCCGCGCAGGTAGGGAGGTCGGTGTGGACGGCTCTTCGTCGCGGGAGGCCGTGAGGCCCTCGGATCCGGATGTGGATCTGCATGTTCCGGCGCAGCGTCGGGAACTGCACCGCAGGCCCATGCTGCTGCTGGCGGTGATCGCGGCCGGCGGCGCGATCGGGGCGTGCGTCCGTTATGGCGCGTCGCTGGCTTGGCCTACCACGGCTGGTGGGTTCCCGTGGGCCACGCTGGTGGTGAACACGGTGGGCTGCGCGGCGATCGGGCTGCTGATGGTGGTGATCGCCGAGGTGCGGGTGGTGCATCCGCTGGTCCGGCCGTTCCTCGGCACCGGGGTGCTGGGCGGGTTCACCACGTTCTCCACGTACGCGGTCGACGCGGAACGGCTGCTCGACGGCGGGCGGCCCGGCCTCGCTGTGGGATATCTGGCGCTGACCGTGGTGCTGGCGCTGGGTGCGGTATGGCTGTCGGCGGTGGCGACCCGCCGGCTGATCGTGAGGCGGGCGGGATGAGGCTGACGGGCCGGGCGCTGCGGCTGACGGTGTTCATCGGGGAGAGCGACCAGTGGCACCACCGGCCGCTGACCAGCGAGATCGTGCACCGGGCGCACCGTGCCGGGCTGGCTGGCGCGAGTGTCTTTCATGGGGTGGAGGGGTTCGGGGCGTCCTCGATCGTGCACACCACCCGGTTGCTGTCGCTGAGCCAGGACCTGCCGGCCGCGGTCGTCATCGTCGACGACGAGCCGCGCATCCGCGCATTCCTGCCGCAGCTCGACGAGCTCGTGACCGAAGGACTGGTCATCCTCGACGAGGTCGAAGTGATCCGCTACGTCGGCCGCCAGGCGGGCCGGTGAGCTGGCTGCTGGTGATCGTCGGGGCGGCGGTCGGGGCGCCGCTGCGCTATCTGACCGACCGGGCGGTGCAGGCCCGCCACGACACGGTCTTTCCCTGGGGCACGTTCACGGTGAACGTCGCGGCCAGTCTGGTGCTCGGCCTGCTCACCGGCGCGGTGACGGCGGGGGCGGCGTCCTCGCGGCTGGCGCTGCTGGTCGGGACGGGGCTG contains the following coding sequences:
- the nhaA gene encoding Na+/H+ antiporter NhaA yields the protein MFARRSWPETRRIAAILRKETIGGALLLAATIVALGWANSPWSHSYQAMLSYQLGPPWLHLDLTLAQWTADGLLAIFFFVAGLELKREFVAGDLRDPRRAAVPVVAAAGGVAVPAILYTLVNLGGDASQGWAIPTATDIAFALAVLAVIGRHLPSALRTFLLTLAVVDDLLAIAIIAIFYTHHLAVLPALGALVPLALFTLLVQHRVQSGWLLLPLATATWTLIHASGIHATVAGVLLGLAVPVLRSDQAGGQDAGPGLAEHFEHRWRPISAGIAVPIFALFSAGVTLGGLYGLANALGDPAALGVMIGLVIGKPLGIIAASYLVARFTRATLADGLAWIDILGLAVLAGIGFTVSLLIGELAFGTGSERDNHTKIAILASSLLAALLAAVLLRRPRRRHHPGPRPGPGRAGS
- the crcB gene encoding fluoride efflux transporter CrcB codes for the protein MLLLAVIAAGGAIGACVRYGASLAWPTTAGGFPWATLVVNTVGCAAIGLLMVVIAEVRVVHPLVRPFLGTGVLGGFTTFSTYAVDAERLLDGGRPGLAVGYLALTVVLALGAVWLSAVATRRLIVRRAG
- a CDS encoding DUF190 domain-containing protein, producing the protein MRLTGRALRLTVFIGESDQWHHRPLTSEIVHRAHRAGLAGASVFHGVEGFGASSIVHTTRLLSLSQDLPAAVVIVDDEPRIRAFLPQLDELVTEGLVILDEVEVIRYVGRQAGR
- the crcB gene encoding fluoride efflux transporter CrcB produces the protein MSWLLVIVGAAVGAPLRYLTDRAVQARHDTVFPWGTFTVNVAASLVLGLLTGAVTAGAASSRLALLVGTGLCGALSTYSTFSYETLRLVEDGSRLLAAANALGSVLAAFGAAVLGVAVARAVWG